The segment GCGCATACAAGCGCACGTAAAGGCAATTCGTCCCGGGCATACGGTAAACTGCGATCTGGCCCGCAGATTACTGGCAATAAGAACAAGCGGAGCGATCGGCCAGATGGAGCAATGCGTATGATGGATATTGAAGAGATTCGCAGCATCCTGCCGCACCGGTTTCCTATGCTGCTGGTGGATCGGATTCTGGAGGTGCAGGAGGGCGTTCGTGTCGTTGGCCTCAAGAATGTGACGATCAACGAGCCGTTCTTTGTCGGCCATTTTCCGGCCGTTGCCGTTATGCCCGGTGTGCTCATCATCGAATCGATGGCGCAGGTTGCGGGCTTGATGCTCCTCCGGATGCCGGATCATCTGCACAAACTGGTCTACATCGCCGAAGTCGAACGGATGCGATTCCGACGGCCGGTGGTGCCCGGCGACACGCTGATCACTGAGGCCACGATGGACTGGCTGCGCGGCGCATTCGGCCAGGTTACCATGGTGGGTCGTGTGAACGGCGAGGTCGTGGCCGAAGGCACAATGAAGTTCAAGATCATGGATTCGCGCGGCAGCCAGACCGCACCGGCGAGGCGTACGCACCTGGCAAATGGCGCCGTGCAGAGGGATGGACCGGAGCTGCTGGGAGAAGACGAAGCCAGTATGGCTGTGACGGCTGCGTTGGTCGGCGGCGAGCAGGAGTAGATCCATGGCGATAGCCCCGGAATTGACGGCCAGTATCCACCCCACGGCAATCATCGATCGATCCGCCGAGCTCGACGCCGGAGTGGAGATAGGGCCGTACTGCATTATCGGGCCGCACGTGTTTCTTGGCGCCGGCACCGTCCTTCACGCTCACGTAGTTATTCAGGGCTATACGCGCATTGGATCTAACTGTCAGATCCACAGCGGGGCCATCATCGGCGGACCGCCGCAGGATACCAAGTTCAAGAACGAGCGCAGTTACGTATCCATCGGCGATAACAACATCCTGCGCGAGTGCGTTACCATTCATAGGGCAACAGGCGAAGGCAACCGCACGGTGCTGCGGGATAACATCATGCTCATGGCCTACGCGCATGTAGCCCACAATTGCGACATCGGAAACTACGTCACTATTGCATCATACGCGGGAATCAGCGGGCACGTCACGGTAGAAGATAACGCCAATATCGGTGGCATCGTGGGTGTTCATCAATTCTGCCGGATTGGCCGTTTGGCGATGGTGGGCGGAATGTCGGGCGTTACGCAAGATGTACCCCCGTACATGCTCGCCGCGGGCCGACCCGCGAAGGTATACGACGTGAACACGCGCGGATTGCGGCGATATGGTATCTCACAGCAGGTACGCATTCAGCTGCGTGAAGCGTACAAGCTGCTCTATCGCTCGGACCTTAACGTTACACAGGCGATGGAAGCTATTGGTGAGGAGATCCCGATCAGTCAGGAGCTCGACCATCTGCTGGAGTTCATTCGCAGCATCCGTAACGGCGTTAGCGGACGCGGCAACAACCTGATGAGCTGATGGAGATCGCGATCATCTCGGGCGAGCCTTCGGGCGACGCGTTGGGAGCCGAGCTGGTCTGCGAACTCAAGCGGCAGCGGCCGGATTGCACCTTCTGGGGGCTCGGCAGCGGCGCTATGCGCAGCCAGGGCGTACGCCTGTTGGCCGACAGCGCATCGTGGGGCGCCATTGGTGTGATCGAGGCACTGACCAAAGTGCCGGTCATCCTCACGCGGATAGCACCCATGATCAAGCGGGAGCTGGCCGCCCGGCGTCCCGATCTTCTAGTCTTAGTCGACTTTGGTGCGTTTAATGTGCCCCTTGGCCGCTTTGCGCGATCATTGAAGCTGAAGACCTTCTACTTTGTTCCACCGGGATCGTGGCGCCGCATCGGAAGAGGCGCCGAGACGCTCGTAGAGGCGTGCGATGCCGTGGCGACACCGTTTGCGTGGTCGGCAGAGTATCTGAGCTCCGCCGGGCTGCCGACAATCTGGTGCGGGCACCCGGTGCTGGATCGATGCCGTCCATCACTTACTCGCGCCGCATTCTGCGAGCAGTTCGGCTTGCGCCCCGGTGCTCCGATCATCGCGCTTCTTCCGGGCAGCAGGACGGCCGAAGCCTCGGCGCTGATGCCGGTACTGGTTGACGCGGCATCCGAGATCACGGCGAAAGAATCCGACGCGCAGTTTGTTGTGGCGGTGGCCCCATCTATTTCACGAGAGATGATGGTGAGCTTACTCGGCCGTCATCCGGATCTCGGAAGTCGCTTCAATGGGCTGTGGCGACGGGCCTCCGATGCTATCGGCCAAACACTTCTGAGGCCGGTTGATCGAACGGTTCCCGTACCGGCTGCCGCGCTTCCAGATGGCTCGAGCGCTCCATTCCCACCAGAGCCGGACCGGAAACGCGCTTCCGTGCGGCGTGAGGCGCCGCCTGCGTTTGTGTTGGTATCCGGAATGGCGATCGATGTAATGGCCCACGCGAACGTCGTCATCGCCTGTTCCGGAACGGCAACGCTGGAAGCGGCCGTGCTCGGCGTGCCAACGGTGATCGTCTACAAGGGGTCGCAGCTTCAGTACATCGAGTACAAGCTGCGCGGGATCCAGCGGAAGGTGCCGTTTATCGGCATCCCAAACATCCTGGCCGAACACCAGATCATGCCGGAGCTCCTGCAAAACGATGCCACGCCGTCGGCGGTTGCTGCGGCCGCATTGGAGTTAATGAACGACGTCGGCTCCAGGGCGGTAGCAAAAGGCGAGATGGAGAAGATCAAGGCGCTGCTTGGTTCGCATGGCGCTGCGGCTCGTGCCGCTGAGTTTGCTCTGAGTATAATGAAGTCATGACCGAAATGCCGAGAAGCGCGTCGGTAGGGGCTTCACTCACCGAGGGGCAGGTTCAGCGCCGGCTGCTCTCGTACCTGCGGCCGCAGCTGACACCGCTGCTCGGAGGATTGTTCTGTGCAGCGGTAACGGCGGCGATAGCCGCCGGGATTGCACGTTTGATCGAGACCGCCATCAACGCGATGATGATGGGCCGGGTTGATCTGCTCGACCTGCTGTGCGCTCTTGTCGTCGGCGTATTTGTGATAAAGGGCGTATTTACGTTTGGCCAAAGCTACCTCCTGGCGCTGGTGGCCAACCGCGTGGCCACGCGCCTGCGCGATGAGATCTTTGCGCACGTGCATTCGCTTTCGCTCTCGTTCTTTCATCGCCGGCGCACCGGGGCCATCATGTCGGTGATTACGAACGATGTTCAGGTGATCCAGAATGCCGCGATGTCGCTGCGCAACGTCGTCTCAGCGCCTATCACTATTGTAGCCAGTGTGCTATACCTGTTCTTTATTAGTTGGCGCCTTGCTATCGCCTCTATCATCTTTATTCCGTTCATGGCGGTCGTCATAAGCAGCATCGGCAAACGGATTCGGAATATCTCGCGGACTGTTCAGGCACGTCTCGCCGACGTTTCCACGATCATGGAAGAGACGGTCGCCGGAGTCCGCGTCATCCAGTCCTTCGCCGCTGAGCGGCATGAGGTCAACCGGTTCGTAACGGAGAATGGCCGGGCCCTGGGCGCTGTTATGAAGGGCGCGCGCCGCAGCGCCCAGCTGCGGCCGCTTATCGAGTTGATTGGCGCCTTCGGCATAGCCCTGGTGCTGTTCATGGGCGGCAACGAGGTCGCTCACACCATTCAGGTGCAGCACCACCTCCAACAAAACTGGATTGCGGCTCATCCAGCACAGCCGCCTCCTGCATCCTCGTCGTTTCCCGTCGCGGGCGCGATGACCGAAGGCGCCCTGATGGCGTTTCTATATCTGCTGAATCTCATGGCTCGCTCGGCCGG is part of the Armatimonadota bacterium genome and harbors:
- the fabZ gene encoding 3-hydroxyacyl-ACP dehydratase FabZ, giving the protein MMDIEEIRSILPHRFPMLLVDRILEVQEGVRVVGLKNVTINEPFFVGHFPAVAVMPGVLIIESMAQVAGLMLLRMPDHLHKLVYIAEVERMRFRRPVVPGDTLITEATMDWLRGAFGQVTMVGRVNGEVVAEGTMKFKIMDSRGSQTAPARRTHLANGAVQRDGPELLGEDEASMAVTAALVGGEQE
- the lpxA gene encoding acyl-ACP--UDP-N-acetylglucosamine O-acyltransferase, producing MAIAPELTASIHPTAIIDRSAELDAGVEIGPYCIIGPHVFLGAGTVLHAHVVIQGYTRIGSNCQIHSGAIIGGPPQDTKFKNERSYVSIGDNNILRECVTIHRATGEGNRTVLRDNIMLMAYAHVAHNCDIGNYVTIASYAGISGHVTVEDNANIGGIVGVHQFCRIGRLAMVGGMSGVTQDVPPYMLAAGRPAKVYDVNTRGLRRYGISQQVRIQLREAYKLLYRSDLNVTQAMEAIGEEIPISQELDHLLEFIRSIRNGVSGRGNNLMS
- a CDS encoding ABC transporter ATP-binding protein, which gives rise to MPRSASVGASLTEGQVQRRLLSYLRPQLTPLLGGLFCAAVTAAIAAGIARLIETAINAMMMGRVDLLDLLCALVVGVFVIKGVFTFGQSYLLALVANRVATRLRDEIFAHVHSLSLSFFHRRRTGAIMSVITNDVQVIQNAAMSLRNVVSAPITIVASVLYLFFISWRLAIASIIFIPFMAVVISSIGKRIRNISRTVQARLADVSTIMEETVAGVRVIQSFAAERHEVNRFVTENGRALGAVMKGARRSAQLRPLIELIGAFGIALVLFMGGNEVAHTIQVQHHLQQNWIAAHPAQPPPASSSFPVAGAMTEGALMAFLYLLNLMARSAGDIGGIATLRAQAMAGARRIFEEILDVESEVVQPAEPVRLDRISGHIEFQNVSFKYSPDGAPVLCNVSFEVRPGEVVALVGASGSGKSTIADLIPRFFDPVAGAIRIDGVDIRRLDLESLRKQIGIVPQETWLFAGTLRDNIKYGCRDAEEERVRAAAYAANASFINSMPQQLDTIVGERGIRLSGGERQRIAIARAILTDPRILILDEATSSLDASSEALVQEALDHLMQNRTTLVIAHRLSTVVNADRILAVREGAIVEAGTHAELLNAGGYYANLYETQVRTAGPTGA